The Acidobacteriota bacterium genome has a segment encoding these proteins:
- a CDS encoding Gfo/Idh/MocA family oxidoreductase, whose translation MSESKNKPSKPNAQSSKKSNRRQFLAASGAALAGAAGASRLSAASYERVLGANDRINVGVIGTGGMGTAHVGHISQGEQPIGKLANADVTAVCDVYQKRREYAAELGSAKPYLSHEDLLASNDVDAVIIASPEHWHYRHTVDALHAGKDVYLQKPMTRTFEEAKSLYELIKDSDMVFQLGSQYFQAPNWKRARQLFQQGLMGHVTISQTSYCRNNPEGEWNYDIDEEAEPGKNLDWNRFLGSLPYVDYDPEYYFRWRKYRRFSGGIITDLLPHQIHCLSYVLGAEFPRKVSCIGGQYLHHDRTVGDTTVMTVEFESSTMIVAGSTINETGLENLIRGHRGNMFVAGNSVRMVPERVYAEEFDPVEERLEPAEMGENQVHVLEWLNCIREGNEPTWSVEPAFKVMTAVAMAEESYFSGRTLHFDPETLEVS comes from the coding sequence ATGTCTGAATCGAAGAATAAGCCAAGCAAGCCCAATGCTCAATCGAGCAAAAAGTCCAACCGGCGCCAGTTCCTGGCCGCTTCAGGAGCCGCATTGGCCGGTGCGGCAGGGGCTTCACGCCTTTCCGCCGCTTCCTACGAGCGAGTGCTGGGAGCCAACGACCGCATCAATGTCGGAGTCATCGGCACCGGCGGCATGGGGACGGCCCACGTGGGACACATTTCCCAGGGCGAACAACCCATCGGCAAACTGGCCAACGCGGACGTTACCGCCGTCTGCGACGTCTACCAGAAGCGCCGCGAATACGCCGCCGAACTGGGGTCGGCCAAGCCTTACCTGAGCCACGAAGACCTGCTGGCCTCCAACGACGTGGACGCCGTCATCATCGCCAGTCCCGAACACTGGCACTACCGCCACACCGTCGACGCCTTGCACGCCGGCAAAGACGTCTACCTGCAAAAGCCCATGACCCGCACTTTCGAGGAAGCCAAGTCGCTCTATGAGCTGATCAAGGACAGCGACATGGTCTTCCAGTTGGGGTCGCAATACTTTCAGGCCCCCAATTGGAAACGGGCCCGCCAGCTCTTCCAGCAGGGCCTGATGGGACACGTCACCATTTCCCAGACCAGCTACTGCCGCAATAACCCCGAGGGCGAGTGGAACTACGATATCGACGAGGAGGCCGAACCGGGCAAGAACCTGGACTGGAACCGCTTCCTGGGTTCGCTGCCCTACGTCGACTACGACCCGGAATACTACTTCCGCTGGCGCAAGTACCGCCGCTTCTCGGGAGGAATCATCACCGACCTCCTTCCTCACCAGATCCACTGCCTGAGCTACGTACTGGGCGCCGAGTTTCCCCGCAAGGTCTCCTGTATCGGCGGACAATACCTGCATCACGACCGCACCGTGGGCGACACCACCGTGATGACGGTGGAGTTCGAGTCCTCCACCATGATCGTAGCCGGGTCGACCATCAACGAAACCGGCCTGGAGAACCTCATCCGCGGACATCGCGGCAACATGTTCGTAGCCGGCAACTCGGTGCGCATGGTGCCCGAGCGGGTCTATGCCGAAGAGTTCGATCCGGTCGAAGAACGGCTGGAGCCTGCCGAGATGGGCGAGAACCAGGTGCACGTGCTGGAGTGGCTCAACTGCATCCGCGAAGGCAACGAGCCCACCTGGAGCGTGGAGCCGGCCTTCAAGGTGATGACGGCGGTGGCCATGGCCGAAGAGTCCTACTTCAGCGGACGCACCCTTCACTTCGACCCCGAAACCCTGGAGGTTTCCTGA
- a CDS encoding FAD:protein FMN transferase — MKCRFELVLAGEDLIRLRAVGEEALQEIESLGRKLNFFSPSSLLSRLNRQASAAPVAVDARLYQLLALCRHLHRETEGAFDPTVSPLLEAWGFWRREGRRPSPSELGAALDRVGFHKVLMDDRKRTVRLTGGATLNLSSIAKGYALDCAAEILREYGVERALLHGGTSSVLALDAPAPSGWRVEIADPRDKQRGLLRLHLRRQALSASGNHLNLLRLAESSGPEAQQDAPARIGHVIDPRSGRPVQHTLLAAVTTDGALPLPAARADAYATAALVADGAPPAWREKVGLFHKVAARSG; from the coding sequence ATGAAATGCCGCTTCGAGCTGGTGCTGGCCGGAGAAGACCTGATTCGGCTGCGGGCGGTGGGCGAAGAGGCACTGCAAGAGATCGAAAGCCTGGGGCGGAAGCTCAACTTCTTTTCGCCTTCCAGCCTGCTCTCGCGCCTCAACCGCCAGGCTTCGGCGGCTCCCGTGGCGGTGGACGCACGGCTCTACCAACTGCTGGCCTTGTGCCGCCACCTCCACCGTGAGACCGAGGGCGCCTTCGACCCCACCGTCTCTCCGCTGCTTGAAGCGTGGGGATTCTGGCGCCGTGAAGGGCGGCGTCCTTCTCCCTCCGAGCTGGGGGCTGCCCTGGACCGGGTGGGCTTCCACAAGGTGCTGATGGACGACCGGAAGCGCACCGTCCGCCTGACGGGAGGCGCCACCCTCAACCTTTCCTCCATCGCCAAGGGCTACGCTCTCGACTGCGCCGCTGAAATCCTGCGCGAGTACGGAGTCGAGAGGGCTCTGCTGCATGGCGGCACGAGTTCCGTGCTGGCCCTGGACGCGCCCGCTCCTTCGGGCTGGAGGGTGGAAATCGCCGACCCGCGCGATAAGCAGCGCGGCCTGCTGCGCCTCCATCTGCGCCGCCAGGCCTTGAGCGCCTCGGGCAACCACCTCAACCTGCTGCGCCTGGCCGAATCCTCCGGACCCGAGGCGCAGCAGGACGCACCCGCCCGCATCGGCCATGTCATCGACCCCCGCAGCGGACGCCCCGTCCAGCACACCCTGCTGGCGGCGGTCACCACCGACGGCGCGCTCCCCCTCCCCGCCGCCCGCGCCGACGCCTACGCCACCGCCGCCTTGGTCGCCGACGGCGCCCCTCCCGCCTGGCGGGAGAAGGTCGGCCTTTTTCACAAGGTGGCTGCCCGCAGCGGATGA